Proteins from a genomic interval of Chroococcidiopsis thermalis PCC 7203:
- a CDS encoding protochlorophyllide reductase, with amino-acid sequence MAQQQSTVVITGTSSGVGLYAAKAFAQRGWYVVMGCRDIPKTKAATQSVSIPEDSYTIIHLDLASLESVRQFVKDFRATGRHLDALVCNAAIYMPLLKEPLRSPEGYELNVATNHLGHFLLCNLMLEDLKNSPAADKRLVILGTVTHNPDELGGKIPPRPDLGNLDGFAAGFKAPISMIDGKKFEPVKAYKDSKVCNVLTMRELHRRYHDSTGITFTSLYPGCVADTPLFRNHYPLFQKLFPLFQKHITGGYVSQELAGERVAAVVIDPEYKQSGAYWSWGNRQKKEGKSFVQKVSPQARDDEKAQKMWDLSEKLVGIGVPV; translated from the coding sequence ATGGCACAACAGCAATCGACCGTTGTTATTACAGGAACTTCTTCGGGTGTTGGTTTGTATGCAGCAAAAGCCTTCGCTCAACGAGGTTGGTATGTCGTTATGGGATGTCGGGATATACCCAAAACAAAAGCTGCGACTCAGAGTGTCAGCATACCGGAAGATAGCTACACGATCATCCATCTGGACTTAGCTAGCTTAGAGAGCGTGCGACAGTTTGTCAAAGACTTTCGGGCAACAGGCAGACACCTAGATGCTCTGGTTTGCAATGCAGCAATCTATATGCCCTTACTCAAGGAGCCATTACGCAGCCCAGAAGGATATGAGTTAAATGTTGCTACCAATCACCTCGGTCATTTTCTCCTATGCAACCTCATGTTAGAGGATTTGAAGAATTCGCCAGCTGCGGATAAAAGGCTCGTCATCTTGGGAACCGTAACCCACAATCCAGACGAACTGGGTGGGAAGATTCCACCGCGTCCAGATTTAGGGAATTTAGATGGTTTTGCAGCTGGATTTAAAGCCCCAATTTCGATGATTGACGGTAAGAAATTTGAACCCGTCAAAGCTTACAAAGATAGTAAAGTGTGTAACGTATTGACGATGCGAGAACTACACCGTCGCTATCACGACTCCACAGGAATTACTTTTACGTCTCTTTATCCTGGTTGTGTTGCCGATACACCACTATTCCGCAACCACTATCCGCTATTTCAAAAACTCTTCCCATTGTTCCAAAAACATATCACGGGAGGATATGTATCTCAGGAGTTGGCTGGCGAACGGGTAGCTGCTGTAGTTATCGATCCTGAGTACAAGCAATCTGGTGCTTATTGGAGTTGGGGAAATCGTCAGAAGAAAGAGGGAAAGTCCTTCGTACAAAAAGTTTCGCCCCAAGCCCGCGACGATGAAAAAGCTCAGAAAATGTGGGATTTAAGCGAGAAGTTAGTGGGAATAGGGGTTCCGGTGTAG
- the pheA gene encoding prephenate dehydratase has translation MTVSIAHLGPSGTYSEQAAIAYRDRLQQEGQETALHPYPSIPQTLKAVAQGEAQIAVVPVENSIEGSVAVTLDMMWLLDTLQIQLALVLPIAHVLLSHAQSLDTLQVVYSHPQALAQCQLWFTQFLPHVQLIPTNSTTEALQHLEREKTAGAISSLRAAKLYNLPVLASGISDYPDNCTRFWVLSRQSSTVGSHTSLAFSLPANVPGALVKPLQVFAQRNINLSRIESRPTKRSLGEYLYFIDLEGDSHNSAVESALTELTAHTEILKNFGSYKVVLLNQNN, from the coding sequence ATGACCGTATCGATTGCCCATTTGGGACCTAGTGGCACTTATTCCGAACAAGCTGCGATCGCCTATCGCGATCGATTGCAACAGGAAGGACAAGAGACAGCCTTGCATCCCTACCCCAGCATTCCTCAAACCCTCAAGGCTGTGGCGCAAGGAGAAGCACAAATTGCTGTCGTACCAGTCGAGAATTCGATTGAGGGCAGTGTTGCCGTTACTTTAGATATGATGTGGCTGTTGGATACTCTACAAATTCAACTGGCTTTAGTCTTGCCAATTGCCCATGTTTTGCTTTCCCACGCTCAAAGTCTGGATACGCTGCAAGTCGTCTATTCTCATCCTCAAGCACTGGCACAGTGTCAGTTGTGGTTCACGCAATTTTTGCCACATGTCCAATTGATTCCGACAAATTCTACAACTGAGGCATTACAGCACTTAGAGCGGGAGAAAACTGCGGGGGCAATATCTTCTCTACGGGCAGCAAAACTTTATAACTTACCCGTGTTAGCTAGTGGTATCTCTGACTATCCCGATAATTGCACGCGGTTTTGGGTACTCAGTCGTCAGTCCTCAACCGTAGGCAGTCACACGTCTCTAGCTTTTAGTTTACCTGCCAACGTTCCAGGTGCATTGGTAAAACCGCTTCAGGTATTTGCCCAAAGAAATATCAATCTCAGTCGGATTGAGTCTCGTCCGACTAAGCGATCGCTAGGCGAATATCTCTATTTTATTGACTTAGAAGGCGACTCTCATAACAGTGCTGTGGAGTCAGCTTTAACAGAATTAACGGCACATACAGAAATCTTAAAGAATTTTGGCAGCTACAAAGTCGTGCTGCTCAACCAAAACAACTAG
- a CDS encoding DUF1997 domain-containing protein, whose translation MYTRFTASQSVEIVVPEQPVPIQHYLRQPQRLVKALVDPSRIEQLDCESFRLKIRPLSFMTLNIQPTADLKVWTEPNGTVNLRSVACEILGLDYINQRFELNLQGHLAPYQHQNITLLKGKADLEVKVELPFPLNMTPQPIVETTGNGLLKSVLVTIKQRLLHQLLTDYRSWVNDNQNQLPVTSYQLPVSEA comes from the coding sequence ATGTATACTCGGTTCACCGCCTCTCAGTCTGTTGAAATTGTTGTCCCAGAACAACCCGTACCGATCCAACACTACCTGCGTCAACCCCAACGTTTGGTAAAAGCTCTGGTAGACCCCAGCCGGATCGAGCAGTTAGATTGTGAAAGCTTTCGGTTGAAGATCCGTCCGCTCTCATTTATGACCCTGAACATTCAACCAACCGCAGACTTGAAAGTGTGGACAGAACCGAACGGTACGGTGAATTTGCGATCGGTTGCTTGTGAAATTTTGGGATTAGATTACATTAACCAACGGTTTGAGTTAAACCTTCAAGGTCATTTAGCTCCTTATCAACATCAGAATATTACTTTACTGAAAGGTAAAGCCGATCTAGAGGTAAAGGTTGAACTGCCTTTTCCTTTGAATATGACACCCCAACCAATTGTTGAGACTACTGGCAATGGCTTGCTCAAAAGCGTGTTGGTGACGATTAAGCAACGCTTGTTACATCAACTTTTGACCGACTACCGCAGTTGGGTGAACGACAATCAAAATCAGTTACCAGTTACCAGTTATCAGTTACCAGTAAGCGAGGCTTGA
- a CDS encoding ribonuclease HII — translation MAESSSIQKLKSKVQNGITQDFDSGLSDRYSILIAGVDEVGRGALFGPVVAAAVVLPPSALKELVAAQIRDSKKLSCARRLKLAAHICQVALDWQIGFATSAEIDRINILQASLLAMKRAVLKLKIQPELCLVDGRQPIKDLFIPQQAIVKGDEQSLAIASASIVAKVWRDALITRLAVKYPQYDLVTNKGYGTQRHIKGLKQHGPCRLHRLSFRPCQVREQGVGSRE, via the coding sequence ATGGCTGAGTCATCGTCCATTCAAAAACTGAAATCTAAAGTTCAAAATGGTATTACCCAGGACTTTGACTCAGGTTTAAGCGATCGATACTCTATCCTCATAGCTGGAGTAGATGAAGTAGGCAGAGGCGCTTTATTTGGTCCGGTGGTAGCAGCGGCAGTAGTTTTACCCCCATCAGCCTTGAAGGAATTAGTAGCAGCCCAGATTAGAGATAGCAAAAAACTATCGTGCGCTCGCCGTTTGAAATTAGCAGCCCATATTTGTCAGGTAGCACTTGATTGGCAGATTGGTTTTGCGACCTCTGCCGAAATCGATCGCATTAATATCTTGCAAGCATCGTTACTAGCCATGAAACGGGCAGTCCTGAAACTGAAAATTCAGCCCGAACTATGCTTAGTCGATGGCAGACAACCCATTAAAGATTTATTTATCCCGCAACAGGCGATCGTCAAAGGAGACGAGCAATCTTTGGCGATCGCCTCTGCTAGTATCGTGGCTAAAGTGTGGCGCGATGCCCTAATTACTCGCCTTGCAGTCAAATATCCCCAGTACGATTTAGTCACAAATAAAGGATACGGAACTCAGCGACACATTAAGGGATTGAAACAACACGGTCCCTGTCGCTTGCATCGGCTGTCTTTTCGTCCCTGTCAAGTGAGGGAGCAGGGAGTAGGGAGCAGGGAGTAG
- a CDS encoding Rne/Rng family ribonuclease translates to MPKQIIIAEQHHIAAVFSEDQIQELVVATGRHQVGDIYLGVVENVLPGIDAAFVNIGDSERNGFIHVTDLGPLKLKRTAAAITELLAPQQKVLVQVMKEPTGNKGPRLTGNITLPSRYVVLMPFGRGVNLSQRIRNENERNRLRALAILIKPAGMGLLIRTEAEGKPEEAIIEDLEAIQKQWEEVLLKAQSTRAPSLLNRDDDFIQRVLRDMYGSDVNRIVVDSATGLKRVKQYLMNWGGGQPPQGLLIDHHRDRIPILEYFRINAAIREALKPRVELPSGGYIIIQPTEALTVIDVNSGSFTRSATARETVLWTNCEAATEIARQLRLRNLAGVIVVDFIDMESRRDQLQVLEHFNKALRADKARPQIAQLSELGLVELTRKRQGQNIYELFGRTCPTCGGLGHVVHLPGESEEREVSMPPAAREPEWSAPQPARDSYRVMPNPRSVEPRESSSSSSSSWGLEAESFSNDFDSDRQDLMPINHPNYQEIGDAAGNNRRRRRRRIGEGGYKEENPRATANSLTLLNDRDTEPEVESEGAIAAEVSYGDRRDAAGGTLSRDHRGWVEKPERSKPIKPEPVKVAIDPPETIVVEMTPEEQEIYAVMGVSPLVRLDREVKNPKSAIVQVVLPGQAPPLPQSENGTMSDSEVSTINIDSVAAADTPVIAAIPEITESELPATVDSETDRKTPVRRRRRRSSADGDE, encoded by the coding sequence ATGCCAAAACAAATTATCATAGCAGAGCAGCATCACATTGCTGCTGTTTTTTCAGAAGATCAAATTCAAGAACTCGTCGTTGCTACCGGACGACATCAAGTTGGTGATATTTACCTCGGTGTCGTAGAAAACGTTTTACCAGGTATAGATGCAGCTTTCGTAAACATTGGCGATTCAGAACGAAACGGTTTTATCCACGTTACCGATCTCGGACCGTTAAAGCTGAAACGGACTGCGGCAGCGATTACAGAACTACTTGCACCGCAGCAAAAAGTCTTAGTCCAGGTGATGAAAGAGCCGACGGGCAATAAGGGACCCAGGCTCACGGGTAATATCACTTTACCCAGTCGCTACGTAGTTTTGATGCCGTTTGGACGGGGAGTTAACTTATCACAACGGATCAGAAATGAAAACGAACGCAACCGCTTGCGGGCTTTAGCAATTTTAATTAAACCTGCTGGCATGGGTTTGTTAATTCGTACCGAAGCCGAAGGCAAGCCAGAAGAAGCAATTATTGAAGATCTAGAGGCGATCCAAAAACAGTGGGAAGAGGTGTTACTGAAAGCGCAATCTACCCGCGCTCCCTCTTTACTTAACCGCGATGACGATTTCATTCAGCGCGTCTTGCGAGATATGTACGGTTCGGACGTAAATCGCATCGTGGTAGACTCTGCTACCGGACTCAAGCGGGTCAAGCAATACTTGATGAACTGGGGTGGCGGACAGCCGCCTCAAGGGTTATTGATCGACCACCATCGCGATCGCATTCCCATTTTGGAATATTTCCGCATCAATGCCGCAATTCGCGAAGCCCTCAAACCGCGAGTTGAGTTGCCTTCTGGCGGTTATATCATTATTCAACCGACGGAAGCATTAACGGTCATTGACGTAAACTCTGGTTCCTTCACTCGTTCCGCTACGGCAAGAGAAACCGTATTGTGGACGAACTGCGAAGCGGCAACAGAAATTGCCCGACAGTTGCGTTTGCGTAACCTGGCAGGGGTGATCGTGGTAGATTTCATTGATATGGAATCGCGCCGCGACCAGTTACAAGTCTTAGAGCATTTCAATAAAGCCTTAAGAGCGGACAAAGCCAGACCGCAAATTGCTCAACTGTCAGAATTGGGTTTAGTCGAACTGACCCGCAAACGCCAAGGTCAAAATATTTACGAACTCTTCGGGCGCACCTGTCCTACATGCGGCGGCTTAGGGCATGTCGTACACCTGCCAGGAGAATCGGAAGAACGCGAAGTATCAATGCCACCAGCAGCACGAGAACCCGAATGGTCAGCCCCACAGCCAGCACGGGACTCATATCGCGTCATGCCCAACCCTCGGTCAGTAGAACCCCGCGAAAGTAGTAGTAGTAGTAGTAGTAGTTGGGGATTGGAAGCAGAAAGTTTTAGTAACGACTTCGATAGCGATCGCCAAGACTTAATGCCGATCAACCATCCCAATTATCAAGAAATTGGCGACGCGGCGGGGAATAATCGGCGGCGGCGGCGGCGGCGCATCGGCGAGGGGGGCTATAAAGAAGAAAATCCACGGGCAACGGCTAATTCACTTACCCTGCTCAACGACCGAGATACAGAACCAGAAGTAGAATCGGAAGGGGCAATTGCCGCTGAAGTTTCCTATGGCGATCGCCGCGATGCCGCAGGCGGAACGCTAAGTCGCGACCATCGCGGCTGGGTAGAAAAACCAGAGCGGTCTAAACCCATAAAGCCGGAACCTGTCAAAGTCGCGATCGATCCACCAGAAACAATTGTGGTGGAAATGACACCCGAGGAACAGGAAATTTACGCCGTCATGGGCGTATCGCCCCTAGTACGCTTAGACAGGGAAGTGAAAAATCCCAAATCTGCGATCGTGCAAGTCGTTTTGCCTGGGCAAGCACCTCCTTTGCCTCAAAGTGAAAATGGCACAATGTCCGATTCAGAAGTATCTACCATTAACATTGACAGCGTGGCTGCTGCCGATACTCCGGTTATAGCTGCAATTCCTGAAATCACTGAATCGGAACTACCAGCGACAGTAGACAGCGAAACCGATCGCAAAACTCCAGTCCGTCGCCGTCGCCGTCGTTCTTCGGCAGATGGTGACGAGTAG
- a CDS encoding TIGR03936 family radical SAM-associated protein, translating into MAVAVETLLTAEIQRPARYLGNELGAIRKNWQSADVRWVLTYPELYEVGASNLGHVILYNILNAQPRQMCDRAYLPAPDLAAKLRETHTPLFAVESRRSLTEFDILGFSLSYELGATNILEMLDLAGIPLTWRERAEGAKRDKKAGGAEGEKPSATHHSNTNYQLPTTNYQLPITNYPLIFAGGQTATSNPEPYADFFDFIALGDGEELLPEIGLVVAEGKAAGLNREELLLDLAQIPGVYVPRFYDLAIDGSIHPNRPDVPEKIIRRVATPIPAYSTGLVPYVETVHDRLTIEIRRGCTRGCRFCQPGMLTRPARDVEPEQVVEAIETGMRATGYNEFSLLSLSCSDYLSLPAVGMEIKNRLQNENISLSLPSQRVDRFDENIANILGGYRQSGLTFAPEAGTQRMRDIVNKGLTNEELLRGVKTAWEQGWDKIKLYFMIGLPGETDVDVLGIAETVAWLQRECRAQGRKPLAFNLTISNFTPKPHTPFQWHSVSTGEFQRKQDLLRQEFRRMRGVKVNFTDVRISAMEDFIGRGDRRLSTVLRRAWELGAGMDSWYDSVERAYNAWGQAIAESGLTWKYRQVEQGEWNLMQGSRELGRAGSRGVEEQREQREQNLLAFSTPDSRTGGFPNPPLPTLDSLDRPLPWDRIDTGIEKKWLKEDLQRAMEAATVPDCSFDGCSHCGVCGIDFGHNIVIEPPSIPQFAGQYVPNNTKVQRLRLRFGKLGDMALVSHLDLMRLFDRAVRRAALPVSFTAGFSPSPRISVALALPLGVTSSGEIVDFELTQIIDPAVFRQQLSSQLPTDIPIYDAIALDLKAPAAMKTLTGAEYILTIAPTQTTKPTQWQEWLDTIKHSTEIWWEQTTKSKKTYQVNLRDRLFELELVPPHNPDTGEPDNTFDLRYTGSCSQDGNHLKPEHVTFMLEQVARQEIQLLHIHRQQLILQ; encoded by the coding sequence GTGGCAGTTGCAGTAGAAACATTACTAACGGCTGAGATTCAACGTCCAGCTCGCTATTTAGGTAACGAGCTGGGAGCTATACGGAAGAATTGGCAATCGGCAGATGTACGCTGGGTACTGACATATCCTGAGTTGTATGAAGTTGGTGCATCTAATCTAGGGCACGTCATTCTATACAATATTTTGAATGCACAGCCTCGCCAAATGTGCGATCGCGCCTACCTCCCAGCGCCCGACCTAGCAGCAAAGCTACGCGAGACGCACACCCCCTTATTTGCTGTTGAATCGAGAAGATCGTTAACAGAATTTGATATTTTAGGCTTCAGCCTCAGTTACGAGTTAGGAGCTACCAATATTTTAGAAATGTTGGATTTAGCTGGTATTCCTCTAACTTGGCGTGAAAGAGCTGAGGGAGCTAAGAGAGATAAGAAAGCTGGGGGAGCTGAGGGAGAAAAACCAAGCGCCACTCACCACTCAAATACCAACTACCAATTACCAACTACCAATTACCAACTACCAATTACCAATTATCCACTCATTTTTGCAGGCGGGCAGACGGCAACATCAAACCCCGAACCCTATGCTGATTTTTTCGATTTTATTGCTTTAGGTGACGGGGAAGAACTGTTACCGGAAATTGGTTTAGTCGTTGCAGAAGGCAAGGCAGCAGGGTTAAATCGAGAAGAACTTTTGCTGGATCTGGCGCAAATCCCAGGGGTCTACGTGCCGCGATTTTACGATCTGGCAATAGATGGTTCCATTCACCCTAATCGTCCAGACGTTCCAGAGAAGATAATTCGGCGCGTTGCTACGCCCATCCCAGCGTATTCTACAGGCTTAGTTCCTTACGTCGAGACAGTCCACGATCGCCTCACGATCGAAATTCGGCGCGGTTGTACTCGCGGCTGTCGCTTTTGCCAACCAGGAATGCTCACTCGTCCCGCACGGGACGTAGAACCGGAGCAGGTTGTCGAGGCGATCGAAACGGGAATGAGGGCAACGGGATACAACGAATTTTCCCTGCTTTCCCTCAGTTGTTCCGACTATTTATCTCTTCCCGCTGTAGGGATGGAGATTAAGAACCGCCTGCAAAACGAAAATATTTCCCTTTCGCTTCCTAGTCAGCGAGTAGACCGTTTCGATGAAAATATCGCAAATATTTTGGGGGGTTATCGCCAAAGCGGGTTGACCTTTGCCCCAGAAGCTGGAACCCAACGGATGCGAGATATCGTAAATAAGGGCTTGACGAATGAAGAATTATTGCGAGGCGTAAAAACAGCTTGGGAACAAGGCTGGGATAAAATCAAGCTCTACTTCATGATTGGATTGCCTGGGGAAACAGATGTCGATGTGTTGGGGATCGCGGAAACCGTCGCTTGGCTGCAACGGGAATGTCGCGCCCAAGGTAGAAAACCTTTGGCATTCAATTTAACAATTTCCAACTTTACACCCAAACCCCACACCCCGTTTCAATGGCATTCTGTCTCTACTGGCGAATTCCAGCGCAAGCAAGACTTATTACGCCAAGAGTTTCGTCGCATGAGAGGGGTCAAAGTTAATTTTACCGACGTGCGGATCTCGGCAATGGAAGACTTCATCGGACGAGGCGATCGCCGTTTATCTACCGTATTGCGCCGCGCTTGGGAACTGGGTGCGGGAATGGACTCGTGGTACGACAGCGTAGAGAGAGCGTATAACGCTTGGGGACAAGCGATCGCCGAATCTGGCTTAACCTGGAAGTATCGCCAAGTCGAGCAGGGCGAGTGGAATTTGATGCAAGGGAGCAGGGAGCTGGGACGAGCTGGGAGCAGGGGAGTAGAGGAGCAGAGGGAGCAGAGGGAGCAAAACCTACTTGCTTTTTCGACTCCCGACTCCCGTACGGGCGGGTTTCCAAACCCGCCCCTACCGACTCTCGACTCCCTAGATCGCCCTCTACCCTGGGATCGGATCGACACGGGGATCGAGAAAAAGTGGCTTAAGGAAGATCTGCAACGCGCTATGGAGGCTGCAACCGTCCCCGATTGCTCTTTTGATGGTTGTTCTCACTGCGGCGTTTGTGGAATCGATTTCGGTCACAACATTGTCATCGAACCACCATCAATTCCCCAATTTGCCGGACAGTACGTTCCTAACAATACCAAAGTTCAAAGACTGCGACTCCGGTTTGGCAAGCTGGGAGATATGGCGCTAGTGAGCCATCTCGACTTGATGCGCCTGTTCGATCGCGCCGTCCGACGAGCCGCATTGCCCGTATCCTTTACAGCCGGATTTAGCCCCAGTCCGAGGATTTCTGTAGCGTTGGCTCTTCCTTTGGGAGTAACGAGTAGTGGGGAGATTGTCGATTTTGAACTAACTCAAATCATCGATCCCGCAGTTTTCCGCCAACAACTGAGCAGTCAGTTACCAACAGACATACCTATATACGATGCGATCGCGCTCGATTTAAAAGCACCTGCGGCAATGAAAACTCTAACGGGAGCAGAGTACATCCTGACAATAGCGCCAACTCAAACGACAAAACCGACACAATGGCAAGAATGGTTAGACACAATTAAGCACTCAACCGAAATTTGGTGGGAGCAGACGACAAAATCTAAGAAAACTTATCAGGTGAACTTGCGCGATCGCCTATTTGAATTAGAATTAGTTCCACCACATAACCCAGATACAGGAGAACCAGACAATACCTTTGACTTGCGCTATACGGGTAGTTGCTCTCAAGACGGCAATCACCTGAAACCAGAACACGTCACGTTCATGCTAGAGCAAGTTGCCCGCCAAGAAATCCAACTGCTTCACATCCATCGCCAGCAACTCATCTTGCAGTGA
- a CDS encoding STAS domain-containing protein: MMQTMTAPRATVIRPNGHFNAANAADFQQYLTAEVTQATHDCVVVNLEQVESMDSAGLMVLVHGLRVAQSLGKSFHLCSVAPSIRIIFELTQLDSVFEILDTPIEVTAA; the protein is encoded by the coding sequence ATGATGCAAACAATGACTGCTCCTAGAGCTACAGTAATTCGCCCTAACGGTCACTTTAATGCAGCGAATGCCGCTGACTTTCAGCAATACCTGACCGCAGAAGTTACACAGGCAACACACGACTGTGTGGTCGTCAACCTAGAACAAGTAGAGTCGATGGATAGTGCCGGTTTGATGGTATTAGTTCATGGATTGAGAGTGGCACAATCGCTCGGAAAAAGTTTCCACCTTTGCTCTGTTGCACCTTCAATTCGGATTATCTTTGAGTTGACTCAACTAGATAGCGTATTTGAAATTTTAGATACACCTATAGAGGTTACAGCAGCTTAG
- the clpS gene encoding ATP-dependent Clp protease adapter ClpS, whose amino-acid sequence MSVETLEQRSTVRKLAPRYRVLLHNDDFNPMEHVVQVLMQTVPSLTQPQAVDIMMEAHTNGIALVITCAQEHAEFYCETLKNHGLTSTIEPDE is encoded by the coding sequence GTGTCCGTCGAAACCCTGGAGCAGCGTTCAACAGTTCGTAAACTCGCACCTCGGTATCGCGTGTTGCTTCATAATGATGACTTTAATCCTATGGAGCATGTGGTGCAGGTATTGATGCAGACTGTACCCAGCCTCACCCAGCCACAAGCAGTAGATATTATGATGGAAGCCCATACAAATGGCATCGCTTTAGTCATTACCTGCGCTCAAGAACACGCTGAGTTTTACTGTGAAACCCTCAAAAATCATGGTTTGACCAGTACGATTGAGCCAGATGAGTAA
- a CDS encoding CPBP family intramembrane glutamic endopeptidase, which yields MRLVIFILVLLLLWLPVAAPIHWWVDDKNLVNILTLPFLYGIFIILLRLWGKSIYRQPHVLQEYGLVTTRQNRQELLIGLGLGVASVLSLFLLESWLGLLWWRQPSTFLWRFVVEGLIVALAYGFAEELLFRGWLLDELQRDYHPRTALWANACIFAALHFIKPLAEIRRTLLQFPALVLLGLTLVWARRCGKGRLGLPIGLHAGLIWGYYAINVGQMVQYNDRVPEWLTGIDRNPLAGGMGMLFLGALALGMRRFSHKSR from the coding sequence TTGAGGCTGGTCATTTTTATCTTAGTACTGCTGCTACTATGGTTGCCTGTAGCTGCACCGATTCATTGGTGGGTGGATGACAAAAACTTAGTGAATATTCTCACCTTGCCGTTCCTATATGGGATATTTATTATCCTGTTGCGGCTGTGGGGAAAGTCTATCTATCGTCAGCCACACGTGTTACAAGAATATGGTTTGGTTACAACTAGGCAGAATAGGCAAGAGCTACTGATAGGTTTGGGGCTTGGGGTCGCTAGTGTTTTAAGCTTATTTTTGCTAGAAAGCTGGTTGGGTTTGCTATGGTGGCGACAACCCTCTACTTTTTTATGGCGATTTGTCGTTGAAGGGTTAATCGTTGCTCTAGCTTATGGTTTTGCGGAAGAGTTACTTTTCCGGGGATGGCTGTTAGATGAGTTACAGCGAGATTACCATCCTCGGACAGCACTCTGGGCGAATGCTTGCATATTTGCCGCACTGCACTTTATTAAACCACTAGCAGAAATTCGGCGAACCCTGCTGCAATTTCCAGCTTTGGTGTTGTTAGGCTTAACTCTTGTATGGGCAAGACGCTGTGGCAAAGGTCGTTTGGGTTTACCAATTGGTCTTCATGCTGGGTTAATTTGGGGTTATTACGCAATTAATGTCGGGCAAATGGTGCAATATAACGATCGCGTCCCAGAATGGTTAACTGGTATCGATCGCAATCCTCTCGCTGGTGGAATGGGAATGTTATTTTTAGGCGCGCTCGCTTTGGGCATGAGAAGATTTAGCCACAAGTCGCGTTAA
- a CDS encoding glycosyltransferase family 2 protein, whose translation MKLVSVIVLIYDSEKYIAATLESVLTQTYKYIEVLLVDDGSPDKSIEICQQFNDPRIRIIRQQNRGLPGARNAGIRQAKGDYLAFIDGDDLWQRDKLEHHVNHLANSTEVGVSFSRSAFIDEAGKFLGSYQTPKLKGITPSYLVRCNPVGNGSAAVVRREVFAAIAFSPRQYSDNRHDTLDCYFDEQFRYSGGDVDLWLRILLQTKWQIEGIPEALTLYRVHSSGLSAQLDRQLAAGEQLIAKFHTYATQLDRNWEAVMRAYHLRYLARSAIRWKSDAIAIQLMHQAIASYWRIVLESPRQTVMTLIAAYLLLLIPRRLRAHFEVIIGQPTTIFQKVRTRIRIQN comes from the coding sequence ATGAAACTAGTTTCAGTCATTGTTTTAATTTACGATAGCGAAAAATATATTGCTGCGACACTAGAATCCGTGTTGACTCAGACATATAAATATATTGAAGTGTTGCTTGTTGACGATGGTTCTCCAGATAAGAGTATAGAAATTTGTCAGCAATTTAACGACCCAAGAATTAGAATTATTCGCCAACAAAATCGCGGCTTGCCAGGAGCGAGAAACGCAGGTATTCGGCAAGCAAAAGGAGATTATTTAGCATTTATTGATGGTGATGACTTGTGGCAACGGGATAAATTAGAGCATCACGTCAATCATCTCGCTAATTCTACAGAAGTTGGAGTTAGTTTCAGCCGTTCTGCTTTTATCGACGAAGCAGGTAAATTTTTAGGCTCGTATCAAACACCGAAACTTAAGGGAATTACCCCCTCATATCTAGTGCGGTGTAATCCTGTAGGCAACGGTTCGGCTGCTGTCGTCAGACGGGAAGTCTTTGCCGCGATCGCATTTTCACCTCGCCAATATTCAGACAACCGACACGACACGCTAGACTGCTACTTTGACGAACAATTTCGTTATTCTGGCGGCGATGTCGATCTGTGGTTGCGAATCTTATTGCAAACCAAATGGCAAATTGAAGGAATTCCCGAAGCTTTAACTTTATATCGCGTTCACTCTAGCGGACTCTCAGCTCAATTAGATCGACAATTGGCAGCAGGAGAACAATTAATTGCCAAATTTCATACTTACGCAACCCAACTAGATAGGAATTGGGAGGCGGTGATGAGAGCGTATCACTTACGCTATCTAGCTCGGAGTGCGATTCGCTGGAAATCCGACGCGATCGCGATTCAATTGATGCATCAAGCCATAGCTTCCTATTGGCGGATCGTTCTAGAATCACCACGCCAAACTGTGATGACACTTATTGCGGCTTACCTGTTGTTACTCATTCCCCGCCGCTTGCGCGCTCATTTTGAGGTCATAATCGGACAGCCAACAACAATTTTCCAAAAAGTAAGGACTAGGATAAGAATTCAGAATTAA